In the genome of Henningerozyma blattae CBS 6284 chromosome 5, complete genome, one region contains:
- the HRI1 gene encoding Hri1p (similar to Saccharomyces cerevisiae YLR301W; ancestral locus Anc_6.101) has translation MPSIAKRVAFQVGSDIFERTSTFSSASNNGYYISLRPLVKPSKTSEIEFPLEWAFCGTPDNIKITQKSENVTTQDFNFWLDTNTYLNVPNTHRGEVNTTWETWECGSLKESGSVFPNGKSSPGVNFIELWQPMRIDKSEEVVNITGVNNGRSIVFKVDDSNYQGLVVVVGKWVQGYLSKKNDGTIKGLNFIRSVQQADESYETTFKYGSDISKFPTNFTNLKVGEDVTVNGLAWTVVEYDA, from the coding sequence ATGCCATCAATTGCCAAAAGAGTTGCCTTCCAAGTAGGTagtgatatttttgaaagaaCTTCTACTTTCAGTTCAGCCTCTAACAATGGTTActatatttctttaagaCCCCTAGTTAAACCAAGTAAAACTTCAGAAATTGAATTTCCATTAGAATGGGCTTTTTGTGGTACTCcagataatattaaaattactCAAAAATCTGAAAATGTAACTACCCaagatttcaatttctgGTTAGATACTAATACTTATTTGAATGTTCCAAATACTCATAGAGGTGAAGTTAATACTACTTGGGAAACATGGGAATGTGGATCTTTGAAAGAATCAGGTTCTGTTTTCCCAAACGGCAAGTCTTCTCCAGGTGtgaattttattgaattgtGGCAACCAATGAGGATAGACAAATCCGAAGAAGTAGTTAATATAACCGGTGTAAACAATGGTAGATCTATTGTATTCAAGGTTGATGATTCAAACTACCAAGGTTTAGTTGTCGTTGTTGGCAAATGGGTTCAAGGCTATTtgagtaaaaaaaatgatggCACTATTAAAGGTTTAAACTTTATTAGATCTGTTCAACAAGCGGATGAATCATATGAAACTACTTTTAAATATGGTTCTGATATTAGTAAATTTCCAACCAACTTTACTAACTTGAAAGTTGGTGAAGATGTTACTGTTAATGGCTTGGCATGGACAGTTGTTGAATATGACGCttag
- the EXG1 gene encoding glucan 1,3-beta-glucosidase (similar to Saccharomyces cerevisiae EXG1 (YLR300W) and SPR1 (YOR190W); ancestral locus Anc_6.99) yields the protein MVSFSSIVVSLCSLASMAMAQPVPAKGANNVQLLTAKNNKRYYEYDSNTPIRGVNIGGWLVLEPYITPSLFEAFRTNDYNDDGIPVDEYHFCQTLGHTEAQNRLIDHWSTFYTAQDFQDIADMGFNMVRIPVGYWAFKTLENDPYVTGYQEFYLDQAISWAKKAGLKVWVDLHGAAGSQNGFDNSGLRDSINFLEDSNLELTTEVLQYILKKYSQSVFEDTVIGIELINEPLGPAIDLEKLKTQYYEPAYKYLRETLGSNQNIIIHDAFEAYNYWDSFWNEQENGNWGITVDHHHYQVFSPGECQRGIDERISVACAWGTGVLSEQHWTVAGEFSAALTDCAKWLNGVGVGARFDGSYVKGSATSYYIGSCQNNDDIDSWSEERKQNTRRFIEAELDAFEMKGGWIMWCWKTESAPEWDVKLLAGAGVWPQPLTDRQYPGQCSN from the coding sequence ATggtttcattttcttccaTTGTCGTTTCCTTATGTTCACTAGCTTCCATGGCTATGGCTCAGCCAGTGCCAGCCAAAGGTGCTAACAACGTTCAATTGTTGACCGCCAAGAATAACAAAAGATATTACGAATATGACTCAAATACTCCAATTAGAGGTGTCAACATTGGTGGTTGGTTAGTTCTAGAACCTTACATCACTCCTTCTTTATTTGAAGCTTTTAGAACTAATGATTATAATGACGACGGTATTCCAGTCGATGAATACCATTTCTGTCAAACTTTGGGTCACACTGAAGCTCAAAACAGATTAATTGACCATTGGTCTACATTTTACACTGCACAAGATTTCCAAGATATTGCCGATATGGGTTTCAACATGGTTAGAATTCCTGTTGGTTACTGGGCTTTCAAAACTTTGGAAAATGATCCTTATGTTACTGGTTACCAAGAATTCTACTTAGATCAAGCTATCAGTTGGGCCAAAAAAGCTGGTTTGAAAGTTTGGGTTGATTTACATGGTGCTGCTGGTTCTCAAAACGGTTTCGACAATTCCGGTTTAAGAGATTCTATCAACTTTTTGGAAGATTCTAATTTGGAATTGACTACCGAAGTTTTGCAATacattttaaagaaatattctCAATCTGTTTTCGAAGATACTGTTATTGGTATCGAATTGATTAATGAACCATTAGGTCCTGCTattgatttggaaaaattgaagacTCAATATTACGAGCCAGcttacaaatatttaagaGAAACTTTAGGTTCTAACCAAAACATTATTATCCACGATGCCTTCGAAGCTTACAATTACTGGGATTCCTTCTGGAATGAACAAGAAAATGGTAACTGGGGTATCACTGTtgatcatcatcattatcaagTCTTTTCTCCAGGTGAATGTCAAAGAGGTATTGATGAAAGAATCTCTGTTGCTTGTGCTTGGGGTACCGGTGTTTTAAGTGAACAGCATTGGACTGTTGCCGGTGAATTCTCTGCAGCTTTAACTGATTGTGCTAAATGGTTGAACGGTGTTGGTGTAGGTGCTCGTTTCGATGGTTCTTATGTTAAAGGCTCTGCTACTTCCTATTACATCGGTTCTTGtcaaaataatgatgacaTTGATTCTTGGTCTGaagaaagaaaacaaaacacCAGAAGATTTATCGAAGCTGAATTAGACGCCTTTGAAATGAAAGGTGGTTGGATCATGTGGTGCTGGAAGACCGAAAGTGCCCCAGAATGGGATGTCAAATTATTAGCTGGTGCTGGTGTTTGGCCACAACCATTGACTGATAGACAATATCCTGGTCAATGTTCCAACTAA